GGCCGACCGATGCAATCTCCGGGAAGCTGTAGGTCGCCCGGGGCACGCCGATGTAGTTGACCGGCCCGTAGCTCTCCTCGCCGGCGATCTGCTCGGCGACGTGGATGCCCTCGGCAAACGCCACGTGGGCCAGCTGGAAGTGCGGGAAGGGAAGGTTCATCGAAGGCTGGGTGATCACGTCGCCCACCGCCCAGACTCCCTCGACACCGGTCCGGCACAACTCGTCGACCACGACGAAGCCCCTTTCGACCTTGATGCCGTTCTCCTCGTAGCCCAGCCCCTCGGACACCGGCCCGCGGCCGACGGCAATCAGGCACCGCTCGGCCTCGAGCGTCACCTGCTTGCCGGCGGACGTCTCGAGGGTCAGCGTTGCGCCGGCCTCGGACTTCTCGGCCGAGGTCACCTTTGCGCCGGCGTAGACCTTGATCTTGCGCTTCTCGAACTGGCGCTGGACCTCCTTGGAGACCTCCTCGTCCTCGCCGGGCGCCACCCGGGGCAGCGCCTCGACGACGGTGACGGTTGCCCCGAACGAAGCGAAGACGCTGGCGAACTCCAGGCCGACCGCTCCCGCCCCGACGACGATCACCGACTTCGGCATCGCCTCGAGAGAGAGGGCGTGGTCGGAGGTGATGAACGCCTCGCCGTCGATGTCGACGAACGGCAGCGAGCGGGCGTAGGAGCCGGAGGCGAGGACCACCGCACCGGCCTCGATCGTCTCGCCGCCCTCGACGTCGACGGTGGTCGGCGAGGACAGCCGGCCCCGGCCCTCGACGACGTTGATCTTCTTGGCCTTGAGCAGCGCGGTCAGGCCCTTGAAGTGCTTGGAGACCACGAACTCCTTGCGGGAGACAACCTTCGGCCAGTCGACGGTCGCCGGCTCCGCAACCACCCCGAAGTCCCCGGCCTTCTTGAAGCTCTCCATGAGGTCGGCGGAGTGCAGCAGGGCTTTCGTCGGGATGCAGCCGACGTGCAGGCAGGTGCCTCCGACCTTGCCCTTCTCGACCAAAGTCACGGAGAGCCCGAGCTGAACTGCTCGCAGGGCCGCGGCGTAACCGCCGTTCCCGCCCCCCAGAATCGCCACATCCGTCTTCATCGGGGCAGTTTAACCGGGGAGCATGCGGCCTTCCGGGACGGTCGGCTTTTGGGAAGCAAAGCCAGTCTCTGCCATACTGAGGCGATGAGGTCACAACTGGTGAGAACCGTCGCTGCACTGACGATGCTGCTTCTGGCGGGTGCCTGCGGGTCCGACACGAAACCGGAGACCGAATTCGAGAACTTCGAGTCGACCGGCGGGCGGTTCAGCGCCGACTTCCCCGGCGAGCCGAAGGAAGAGACCCAGAGCACCACCGCAGAGGGCCTCAACCTCGACATCCACTTCTTCACCTCCGAAACCGACGACTACGCCGTGAGCGTGGGGTACGTCGACTATCCCGAGGAGTTCAAGACGGTCGACCCGAAGCTCGTGCTGAGCGGGGTTGCCGCCGGCGCCGCAGGAAACGTCCAGGGCGGCGAGGTCACAAAGAGCGAGCCGGGCACGTTCCAGGGCGTCGACTCGGTGGATTACGAGGTCAAGGCCGACGACGCCAGCCTGCAGGCCAAGGCGTTCCTAAAGGAGAACCGGCTTTACCTGCTCCAGGCAGTCTCCGCCGAGTTGCCCGACGCCGACGCGGAATACGACCGCCTGGTGGAGAGCTTCAGGCTCCTCTAACTCGACGGGTT
The Actinomycetota bacterium DNA segment above includes these coding regions:
- the lpdA gene encoding dihydrolipoyl dehydrogenase, producing the protein MKTDVAILGGGNGGYAAALRAVQLGLSVTLVEKGKVGGTCLHVGCIPTKALLHSADLMESFKKAGDFGVVAEPATVDWPKVVSRKEFVVSKHFKGLTALLKAKKINVVEGRGRLSSPTTVDVEGGETIEAGAVVLASGSYARSLPFVDIDGEAFITSDHALSLEAMPKSVIVVGAGAVGLEFASVFASFGATVTVVEALPRVAPGEDEEVSKEVQRQFEKRKIKVYAGAKVTSAEKSEAGATLTLETSAGKQVTLEAERCLIAVGRGPVSEGLGYEENGIKVERGFVVVDELCRTGVEGVWAVGDVITQPSMNLPFPHFQLAHVAFAEGIHVAEQIAGEESYGPVNYIGVPRATYSFPEIASVGLTEAQAKEAGYSVKTAKLPWAALAKATILGESAGFVKVVSEEDGPVLGVHMVGPRVTELIAEAQLITNWEAYPREVAALIHPHPTLSEAMGEAMLTLAGTPLHR